The Mesorhizobium sp. M1D.F.Ca.ET.043.01.1.1 genome contains a region encoding:
- a CDS encoding ATP phosphoribosyltransferase regulatory subunit, producing the protein MISRYPAIAADIAKLFAARDTHAVEVAVLQPADPFLDMAGEDLRRRIFLTESETGKTLCLRPEFTIPVCLDHIASQAGTPRRYSYLGEVFRQRREGGNEFFQAGIEDLGDRDTAAADARSLADAHALLSLVLPGQPLAVTLGDQTVFEAVLAALGLPRGWRMRLARAFGSATMLEAALADLANPPRNSQLSGPVAMLVLDGDAEGLAAHIAAGMEQASLSASTGRAPADIARRLIEKAQLRSVRLSDEAFSALKGFLAIDVALGDATEALEKFASDAGLSLGAALENFAGRAKAIEAHGLPMAEIRYDAAFGRPLDYYTGLVFEIAAADGDRPLVGGGRYDRLLTLLGARKPIPGVGFSVWLDRIEALREGAK; encoded by the coding sequence ATGATCTCCCGCTACCCCGCCATCGCCGCCGACATCGCAAAACTCTTCGCCGCGCGCGACACGCACGCGGTCGAGGTCGCGGTGCTGCAGCCGGCCGATCCGTTCCTCGACATGGCGGGCGAAGACCTGCGCCGCCGCATCTTCCTCACCGAAAGCGAGACTGGCAAGACGCTGTGCCTCAGGCCCGAATTCACCATTCCGGTCTGCCTCGACCACATCGCCAGCCAGGCCGGCACGCCGCGCCGTTATTCCTATCTCGGCGAAGTGTTTCGCCAACGCCGCGAAGGCGGCAACGAGTTCTTCCAGGCCGGCATCGAGGATCTCGGCGATCGCGACACGGCGGCGGCCGATGCCCGCTCGCTGGCCGATGCGCACGCGCTGCTCTCGCTGGTGCTGCCCGGACAGCCGCTCGCCGTCACGCTCGGCGACCAGACTGTGTTCGAGGCGGTGCTGGCCGCGCTTGGCCTGCCGCGCGGCTGGCGCATGCGGCTTGCGCGCGCCTTCGGCTCCGCGACGATGCTGGAGGCAGCGCTTGCCGATCTTGCCAACCCGCCGCGCAACAGCCAGCTCTCGGGTCCGGTCGCCATGCTGGTGCTCGACGGCGACGCGGAAGGCCTTGCCGCGCATATCGCCGCCGGCATGGAGCAGGCCAGCCTGTCGGCATCGACCGGCCGCGCGCCTGCCGACATCGCGCGGCGGCTGATCGAGAAAGCGCAGCTTCGCAGCGTGCGGCTGTCCGACGAGGCCTTCTCGGCGCTGAAGGGCTTTCTCGCGATCGATGTCGCACTAGGCGACGCCACGGAAGCGCTGGAAAAATTCGCTTCCGATGCCGGCCTGTCGCTCGGCGCTGCGCTGGAGAATTTCGCCGGCCGCGCCAAGGCGATCGAGGCGCATGGCCTGCCGATGGCGGAAATCCGCTACGACGCCGCCTTTGGCCGTCCGCTCGACTACTACACCGGTCTGGTCTTCGAGATCGCGGCTGCCGATGGCGACCGGCCGCTGGTCGGCGGCGGCCGCTACGACCGGCTGCTGACGCTGCTGGGCGCCAGGAAGCCGATCCCCGGCGTCGGCTTCTCGGTCTGGCTCGACCGCATCGAGGCTTTGCGGGAGGGCGCGAAATGA
- the hisS gene encoding histidine--tRNA ligase: MADKSEKTKARLPRGFADRGAEDIRAVEKMMATIRSVYELYGFEPVDQPMIEYTDALGKFLPDQDRPNEGVFSFQDDDDQWLSLRYDLTAPTARFVAENYDRLPKPYRSYRSGWVFRNEKPGPGRFRQFMQFDADTIGTPNGVAGVAADAEMAMMMADVMEALGIKRGDYVIRVNNRKVLDGILEAIGLGGDKNAGRRLTVLRAIDKLDKIGPEGIAQLLGAGRKDESGDFTKGAGLERKAIETVLYFMNYEPGTAAGEWRKLEVATDISPNAAQIRWLKTLDYFADTGREGVDELAAIAAMVDAAGYDGRVLIDTSVVRGLEYYTGPVFEAELLAEIPNEDGQIVRFGSVGGGGRYDGLVSRFRGEPVPATGFSIGVSRLMTALKNLGKLDTSDVIAPVVVLVMDKDTASLGRYQKMVAELRAAGIRSEMYLGGAGMKAQLKYADRRGSPVAVIQGGDERARGEVQIKDLIEGARMSAEITDNAEWRAARPAQVTVAEGELVAEVKKILAAQAEERARGR, translated from the coding sequence ATGGCCGACAAATCGGAAAAGACGAAAGCGCGGCTGCCGCGCGGGTTTGCCGACCGCGGCGCCGAAGACATCCGCGCCGTCGAGAAGATGATGGCGACCATCCGCTCGGTCTATGAGCTTTACGGTTTCGAGCCGGTCGACCAGCCGATGATCGAATACACCGATGCATTGGGCAAATTCCTGCCCGACCAGGATCGGCCGAACGAAGGCGTGTTCTCCTTCCAGGACGATGACGACCAGTGGCTGTCGCTGCGCTACGACCTGACCGCGCCGACGGCGCGTTTCGTCGCCGAGAATTATGACCGGCTGCCGAAGCCCTACCGCAGCTACCGCTCCGGCTGGGTGTTCCGCAACGAAAAGCCCGGCCCCGGCCGCTTCCGCCAGTTCATGCAGTTCGACGCCGACACGATCGGCACGCCGAACGGCGTTGCGGGCGTCGCCGCCGACGCCGAGATGGCGATGATGATGGCCGACGTCATGGAAGCGCTCGGCATCAAGCGCGGCGACTACGTCATCCGCGTCAACAACCGCAAGGTGCTGGACGGCATTCTGGAGGCGATCGGCCTCGGCGGCGACAAGAATGCGGGACGCCGGCTGACGGTGCTGCGCGCGATCGACAAGCTGGACAAGATCGGGCCGGAAGGTATCGCGCAACTGCTGGGCGCCGGCCGCAAGGACGAGAGCGGCGACTTCACCAAGGGCGCCGGCCTCGAGCGCAAGGCGATCGAGACGGTCCTCTATTTCATGAATTACGAGCCTGGCACGGCAGCGGGCGAATGGCGCAAGCTGGAGGTCGCGACCGACATCTCGCCGAACGCCGCCCAGATCCGCTGGCTGAAGACGCTGGACTATTTCGCCGACACCGGTCGCGAGGGCGTCGACGAACTTGCGGCGATAGCAGCCATGGTGGATGCCGCAGGCTATGACGGCCGCGTGCTCATCGACACATCCGTCGTGCGCGGCCTCGAATACTACACCGGCCCCGTCTTCGAAGCCGAACTTCTGGCCGAGATACCCAATGAGGACGGCCAGATCGTGCGTTTCGGTTCTGTCGGCGGCGGCGGCCGTTATGACGGGCTGGTGTCGCGCTTTCGCGGCGAGCCGGTGCCGGCGACCGGTTTCTCCATCGGCGTCTCCCGGCTGATGACGGCGCTGAAGAACCTCGGCAAGCTCGACACTTCCGATGTCATCGCCCCGGTCGTCGTGCTCGTCATGGACAAGGACACGGCAAGCCTCGGCCGCTACCAGAAGATGGTCGCCGAGCTGCGCGCGGCCGGCATCCGCTCCGAAATGTATCTCGGCGGCGCCGGCATGAAGGCGCAGCTGAAATATGCCGATCGCCGCGGCAGCCCGGTCGCTGTCATCCAGGGCGGCGACGAGCGCGCCAGGGGCGAAGTGCAGATCAAGGACCTGATCGAAGGCGCCCGCATGTCGGCCGAGATCACCGACAATGCCGAATGGCGGGCGGCAAGGCCGGCGCAGGTGACTGTGGCGGAAGGCGAGCTGGTCGCCGAGGTGAAGAAGATATTGGCGGCGCAGGCCGAGGAGCGAGCTCGTGGCAGGTAA